The following are encoded together in the Candidatus Tumulicola sp. genome:
- a CDS encoding RDD family protein, with protein sequence MDRNLDVRTPESVELTYHLAGLGSRFLAVLVDQSIQIAILIAIFAGIALAGSHAPAAARHEAASGKLVAAIATAIVVFVLFAVLFGYFIVFEAFWNGQTPGKRLLGIRVVRDGGFPLDIGAAVVRNLVRVGELLLGYYAIAAVSTILSNENKRLGDFAAGTLVVRDAALGLPAERAAGEPVYGATRYLSGDERSLVARFLERRDALSEVRRVELAAQIAARVRDRLPPEMQAYEDEALLERL encoded by the coding sequence ATGGACCGCAACCTCGACGTCAGAACGCCGGAAAGCGTGGAGCTGACGTATCATTTGGCCGGATTGGGGAGCCGGTTTTTGGCCGTCTTGGTCGACCAGTCGATCCAAATCGCGATCCTCATTGCGATTTTTGCGGGGATAGCTCTAGCGGGGTCGCACGCGCCGGCGGCGGCTCGTCACGAAGCCGCTAGCGGCAAGCTCGTTGCCGCCATCGCAACCGCGATCGTGGTGTTCGTACTCTTCGCCGTGCTGTTCGGCTATTTCATCGTATTCGAGGCGTTCTGGAACGGTCAGACGCCCGGAAAACGACTGCTCGGGATTCGCGTCGTGCGCGACGGCGGGTTTCCGCTCGACATCGGTGCTGCAGTCGTTCGTAATCTCGTTCGAGTCGGCGAATTGTTGTTGGGATATTACGCGATCGCCGCGGTCAGCACGATTCTCTCAAACGAGAACAAGCGTTTAGGAGATTTTGCGGCTGGAACGCTCGTGGTGCGCGACGCGGCACTCGGTCTTCCGGCCGAACGCGCGGCCGGCGAACCGGTCTATGGTGCGACGCGATATCTGTCGGGCGACGAGCGATCGTTAGTCGCGCGATTCTTAGAGCGGCGCGATGCGCTCTCCGAGGTGCGCAGGGTCGAACTTGCAGCGCAAATCGCGGCACGCGTTCGCGACCGCCTGCCCCCGGAAATGCAGGCATACGAGGACGAGGCGTTACTCGAGCGACTGTAA
- a CDS encoding septum site-determining protein MinC: MTILRGRRRGLEIALAGRAFEEALGELEDVLAQRPGFYRGTPAVARLGDVLPQPEEWNRLRAVLENAGIVLEGILGGPAAERLAAEAGLRFEPAQTAPAELRLRPAREASDSELSASARSLIADFAGARADIAARRRRGEGSVPRLPQRAATGGPVQTGLRAVEDRPSTLYHDATLRGGQSVHHSGNVVIVGDVNPGAEIVAFGDIAVFGRLAGVAHAGAGGNAAARVMAFDLDPTQLRIASFIGAELERPQRRSHQPEAAFVLDGKIAVVPLDRLPAVVEDASR, encoded by the coding sequence GTGACGATTTTGCGCGGCCGCCGGCGCGGGCTCGAAATAGCTCTCGCAGGGCGGGCGTTTGAGGAAGCCCTCGGCGAGTTGGAAGACGTGCTGGCGCAACGCCCCGGTTTTTATCGCGGCACGCCGGCTGTGGCGCGTTTGGGCGACGTCCTTCCGCAACCCGAAGAGTGGAATCGCTTGCGAGCGGTTCTCGAGAACGCCGGGATTGTTCTGGAGGGTATCTTGGGGGGACCGGCGGCCGAACGTCTTGCCGCAGAAGCTGGATTGCGCTTCGAACCGGCCCAAACGGCGCCGGCCGAACTGCGGTTGCGTCCGGCGCGCGAAGCGAGCGACAGCGAGCTTTCGGCGTCGGCGCGATCGCTGATCGCCGACTTCGCCGGCGCGCGGGCCGATATCGCGGCGCGACGGCGGCGCGGTGAGGGCAGCGTGCCGCGGTTGCCGCAGCGCGCGGCAACGGGCGGTCCCGTTCAGACCGGGTTGCGAGCCGTCGAGGACCGGCCGTCGACGCTGTACCACGACGCCACGCTGCGCGGGGGTCAAAGCGTGCATCACTCAGGAAACGTCGTGATCGTCGGAGATGTTAACCCCGGAGCGGAAATTGTCGCGTTCGGCGATATCGCCGTCTTCGGCCGGTTGGCGGGCGTTGCGCATGCCGGCGCCGGCGGCAATGCCGCGGCCCGGGTAATGGCCTTCGACCTCGACCCGACCCAGCTGCGCATCGCTTCCTTCATCGGAGCCGAGTTGGAGCGGCCGCAACGCCGTTCGCACCAGCCCGAGGCGGCCTTCGTTCTAGATGGCAAGATCGCGGTCGTGCCGCTCGACCGTCTTCCGGCAGTCGTCGAGGACGCGTCGCGATGA
- a CDS encoding DUF4350 domain-containing protein, with the protein MNATARDTVALAVAGIVLVALALGGHAKEAQTSSRPSTYDAGRNGYRALYRVLESAHVPVRQLRRSLTTITPGGTLVLSDDSGDPARIAFDRTDRAALSRFVSGGGRLVVLSGDFDGLRDIVPHVPATSTADVKVAIAATVLRTAAGVRTVDTPSESAFARSSGAMPLLVSPGGDRVAIAYRIGKGSVIAVTSPEAFGNERLTKRDNVRFAYAVLAGHGPVVFDEYAHGYNDDATFWQAIPIEIRWALGATMVILLVGLIGANVPFAPPVPLDAPDERTSAAYVDAMASLLRRARARADALASLARNVRRAARSTQRDGTVRELDELLASTPSDAVLRRAAWLEFQLRKDRI; encoded by the coding sequence ATGAACGCGACCGCGCGCGACACCGTCGCACTCGCCGTCGCGGGGATCGTGCTGGTCGCGCTTGCGCTGGGTGGTCACGCCAAGGAGGCGCAAACGTCGTCGAGACCCTCGACCTACGACGCTGGGCGCAACGGGTACCGAGCGTTGTACCGCGTGCTGGAATCCGCGCACGTTCCCGTGCGCCAACTTCGCCGCTCGCTGACGACGATAACGCCGGGTGGCACGCTGGTGTTGTCCGACGATAGCGGAGACCCGGCTCGCATCGCCTTCGATCGGACGGATCGAGCCGCACTGTCGCGGTTCGTTTCCGGCGGCGGCCGGCTCGTCGTTCTGTCCGGTGATTTCGACGGGCTTCGCGATATCGTCCCGCACGTTCCGGCGACGAGCACTGCCGACGTTAAAGTCGCCATTGCTGCGACCGTCTTGCGGACCGCCGCCGGAGTTCGAACCGTCGACACACCGTCGGAGTCGGCGTTCGCACGCTCCTCCGGTGCCATGCCGCTTCTCGTCTCGCCCGGCGGCGATCGCGTCGCCATCGCGTATCGCATCGGGAAGGGCTCGGTGATTGCAGTCACGTCGCCCGAAGCGTTCGGCAACGAACGCCTGACGAAACGCGACAACGTGCGGTTTGCGTACGCCGTCCTGGCCGGTCACGGACCGGTGGTTTTCGACGAGTACGCGCACGGTTACAACGATGACGCTACGTTCTGGCAAGCAATTCCCATTGAGATCAGGTGGGCGCTCGGCGCGACGATGGTCATTCTACTCGTGGGACTGATCGGTGCGAACGTGCCGTTCGCTCCGCCGGTCCCGCTCGACGCTCCGGACGAGCGCACCAGCGCGGCATACGTCGACGCGATGGCGTCGCTTCTTCGGCGCGCCCGCGCGCGCGCGGATGCACTTGCGTCGCTGGCTCGCAACGTGCGGCGCGCGGCGCGTTCGACGCAACGCGATGGGACCGTGCGCGAACTGGACGAGTTGCTCGCTTCTACACCCTCCGATGCGGTGCTGCGGCGCGCAGCCTGGCTCGAATTTCAACTACGAAAGGATCGCATATGA
- the minD gene encoding septum site-determining protein MinD → MHVLSETAEAQATDGAPKLGRAIVVTSGKGGVGKTTTTANLGTALAQRGARVVLIDADVGLRNLDIVLGLESRVQHHVLDVIEERATLDDALVADKRSPTLFLLAAAQSREKEDVDIDKMRDLVRALRERFEYVLIDCPAGIETGFKNAVAGAEEAIVVCTPEVSAVRDVDRVVGLLGNRFRPQLIVNRIRPHLVRKGKMLSVDDVNAILRLPLLGVIADEPEIIVSTNRGEPVALRTDLPTAAAYRAIAARVAGEDVPAPMPLQKESLLSRVGAWFGGRRA, encoded by the coding sequence ATGCATGTCTTGAGCGAAACCGCCGAAGCGCAGGCTACGGACGGCGCGCCCAAACTCGGTCGCGCGATCGTCGTAACGTCGGGCAAGGGCGGCGTCGGTAAAACGACGACGACCGCCAACCTCGGAACGGCGCTGGCTCAGCGCGGAGCGCGCGTGGTGTTAATCGATGCCGACGTCGGGTTGCGTAATCTCGACATCGTGCTCGGGCTCGAGAGCCGCGTGCAGCATCACGTGCTGGACGTCATCGAGGAGCGCGCGACGCTCGACGATGCGTTGGTGGCCGACAAACGCAGCCCGACGCTGTTTCTTTTGGCCGCGGCGCAGTCGCGCGAAAAAGAAGACGTCGATATCGATAAAATGCGCGACTTGGTGCGCGCGCTTCGCGAACGCTTCGAGTACGTGCTGATCGATTGTCCCGCGGGCATCGAAACAGGTTTCAAAAATGCCGTTGCCGGCGCCGAAGAAGCGATCGTCGTCTGCACCCCCGAGGTGTCGGCCGTGCGCGACGTCGATCGCGTCGTCGGCTTGCTCGGCAACCGCTTTCGCCCGCAGTTGATCGTCAATCGCATTCGTCCGCACCTCGTTCGAAAGGGCAAGATGTTGTCGGTGGACGACGTCAACGCGATCCTGCGATTGCCGCTGCTGGGTGTGATTGCGGACGAACCGGAAATTATCGTTTCGACCAATCGCGGCGAACCGGTGGCGTTGCGTACCGATCTGCCGACGGCCGCTGCGTACCGTGCGATCGCCGCGCGGGTCGCGGGCGAAGACGTACCGGCACCGATGCCGCTACAAAAAGAATCGCTACTGTCGCGCGTCGGCGCGTGGTTCGGAGGCCGGCGCGCGTGA
- a CDS encoding MoxR family ATPase, which translates to MNVDVRELASRLSEGIGRAVVDADRTAFALTVALLTGGHALIEGVPGTGKTLIVRTLAALLGLEFRRIQFTPDLMPADVVGTTVFNPQTVEFSTRWGPLLANVVLADEINRTPPKTQAALLEAMEEGQITIDGQSHPLPQPFLLCATQNPIEYEGTYPLPEAQLDRFAVKIAAAYPRRESELELLERVAAGFDARDLAAAGVRPVAAGEEIMQARATVRAVHCSQAVREYVYRIVVATRERAALTLGASPRAGIALLTGAQAAAAIDGRNYVTPDDVKDVAPFVLVHRLIVAPDAEIEGVDAASVVGEILGSTAVPREA; encoded by the coding sequence ATGAACGTCGACGTCCGCGAACTGGCCAGCCGCCTTTCGGAGGGCATCGGCCGGGCCGTGGTGGATGCCGATCGTACGGCATTCGCGCTAACCGTCGCGCTGTTGACCGGCGGTCACGCGCTGATCGAAGGCGTGCCCGGCACCGGCAAAACGTTAATCGTGCGCACGCTTGCGGCGTTACTCGGTCTGGAGTTCCGGCGCATTCAGTTTACGCCCGATCTGATGCCGGCAGACGTGGTCGGCACCACCGTCTTCAATCCGCAAACGGTTGAGTTTTCTACGCGCTGGGGTCCGCTCTTGGCTAACGTTGTTTTAGCGGACGAAATCAATCGCACGCCACCGAAAACGCAAGCGGCGCTCCTCGAAGCGATGGAAGAGGGGCAGATCACGATCGACGGGCAGTCGCATCCGCTGCCACAACCGTTCTTGCTGTGCGCGACGCAGAATCCGATCGAGTACGAGGGAACGTACCCGTTGCCCGAAGCACAGCTGGATCGGTTTGCCGTAAAAATCGCTGCAGCATATCCCAGGCGCGAGAGCGAGCTCGAGTTGCTCGAACGCGTTGCCGCCGGATTCGACGCGCGCGATCTAGCCGCGGCCGGCGTCCGGCCGGTGGCTGCCGGTGAGGAAATCATGCAGGCGCGCGCAACCGTTCGCGCGGTGCATTGTTCGCAGGCTGTACGCGAATACGTCTACCGCATCGTGGTCGCGACGCGCGAACGCGCGGCCTTGACGTTAGGAGCGTCACCTCGCGCCGGCATCGCGTTGCTAACGGGAGCGCAGGCTGCAGCCGCAATTGACGGTCGCAACTACGTGACGCCCGACGACGTCAAAGACGTCGCGCCCTTCGTACTCGTCCATCGATTGATCGTCGCACCGGATGCGGAGATCGAAGGCGTCGACGCGGCATCGGTCGTTGGCGAGATTCTCGGATCGACCGCCGTACCGCGTGAAGCCTAA
- a CDS encoding DUF58 domain-containing protein, translating into MKPKRLRLWLPVWVTPRLLYAFGAAALLYACASAVPALGVAAIALAAGIALATVADAATGPRARDIAIARRSQPHLALRTTSSIAYEIENRSARAIRAGVVESPVRTLRFVEDETVAIVLPHSRTSIERPILPVARGGDTFGALYVWYENRFGLLRRRMRVEATEPFRVFPDLSALERYGHLSARKRSIDAGLRKLRARGAGTEFESLREWTAGDEFRTIDWKATARRGKLMAMQHEIERSQNVLLLIDCGRLMTPRVGELRKLDYAVTAALSLAGVAGTAGDRVGAVAFAGTIVAASAPRSTRASIARLTELLYDLEPRFEEANYSAAFAYVRRHLRKRSLIVLLTDAVDPLSQPGLTAELAAMSRRHVVVCAFTSDAAIDRALAIAPSSVTDAYRVAVALDVREERRAAAARLTHAGAIVVDVPANELTVALVDRYLRVKQRGLL; encoded by the coding sequence GTGAAGCCTAAACGTCTTCGCTTGTGGCTGCCCGTTTGGGTGACGCCGCGATTGTTATATGCGTTCGGCGCGGCCGCGTTGTTGTATGCGTGCGCTTCCGCGGTCCCGGCACTCGGAGTGGCGGCCATCGCGCTGGCGGCCGGAATCGCGCTCGCGACGGTCGCCGACGCCGCGACCGGACCGCGCGCACGCGACATCGCCATCGCACGGCGCTCGCAGCCGCACCTGGCGTTACGTACGACGTCGTCGATCGCCTACGAAATCGAGAATCGTTCGGCACGTGCGATTCGCGCCGGCGTGGTCGAATCGCCCGTCCGAACGTTACGCTTCGTGGAAGACGAAACCGTCGCGATCGTGCTGCCGCATTCGCGCACGTCGATCGAACGACCGATATTGCCGGTCGCGCGCGGTGGCGATACGTTCGGAGCCCTGTACGTATGGTACGAGAATCGCTTTGGATTGTTGCGCCGGCGAATGCGTGTCGAAGCGACCGAACCGTTTCGCGTCTTTCCGGATCTGTCGGCGCTCGAACGGTACGGACACCTCAGCGCTCGTAAACGGAGTATCGACGCGGGTTTGCGTAAACTACGAGCTCGCGGCGCCGGAACCGAGTTCGAATCGTTGCGCGAATGGACGGCCGGCGACGAATTTCGCACGATCGATTGGAAGGCGACTGCCCGACGCGGCAAACTGATGGCGATGCAGCACGAGATCGAACGCAGCCAAAACGTGCTGTTGCTGATCGACTGCGGACGGTTGATGACGCCGCGCGTCGGCGAACTGCGCAAGCTGGATTATGCGGTTACCGCCGCGCTGTCGCTGGCCGGCGTCGCCGGGACGGCAGGCGATCGCGTCGGAGCGGTGGCGTTCGCAGGAACGATCGTCGCTGCAAGCGCGCCGCGCTCGACGCGCGCGTCGATCGCGCGGCTGACCGAGCTGTTGTACGATCTCGAGCCGCGATTCGAGGAAGCCAACTATTCGGCCGCGTTCGCATACGTGCGGCGGCACTTGCGCAAGCGTTCGCTGATCGTGCTTCTTACCGACGCGGTCGACCCGCTTTCGCAGCCCGGATTGACGGCCGAACTCGCCGCGATGTCGCGGCGGCACGTCGTGGTCTGCGCGTTCACGAGCGATGCCGCGATCGATCGCGCATTAGCGATCGCACCGTCCAGCGTCACCGACGCCTACCGCGTGGCCGTCGCGCTCGACGTGCGTGAAGAACGCCGGGCGGCCGCGGCTCGTCTCACACATGCCGGCGCGATCGTCGTCGACGTGCCGGCCAACGAGCTTACGGTGGCGTTGGTCGACCGCTATCTGCGGGTGAAGCAACGCGGCTTGCTGTAG
- the minD gene encoding septum site-determining protein MinD — MNGRRIVVTSGKGGVGKTTTTANLGAALAKRGRSVILIDADIGLRNLDLVMGLEKRIVFDLVEVVEGRCQLRQALIKDKRFESLSILPAAQTREKDAITQEQFACVVAKAAEQADYVFIDCPAGIENGFRNAVAGAAEAIVVTTPEVSAIRDADRVVGKLQDREMPARLIVNRLRPEMVRSGDMLSVDDVCEILALELLGIVPDDEEIIDTTNRGTPVVLEENSRLRGVYDNIARRLEGEIVPFTRFDQQGLLGRLFGGKKAG; from the coding sequence ATGAACGGACGCCGAATCGTCGTGACGTCGGGTAAAGGTGGCGTCGGAAAAACCACGACCACTGCCAATCTCGGCGCGGCACTGGCCAAGCGCGGCCGAAGCGTCATCTTGATCGACGCCGACATCGGATTGCGCAATCTCGACCTCGTGATGGGTCTCGAGAAGCGCATCGTTTTCGACTTGGTTGAAGTCGTCGAAGGACGCTGCCAACTGCGCCAAGCGTTGATCAAAGATAAGCGATTTGAATCGTTGTCCATCTTGCCGGCCGCGCAGACCCGCGAGAAAGACGCGATCACGCAAGAGCAGTTTGCTTGCGTGGTCGCAAAAGCTGCCGAACAAGCCGATTACGTATTCATCGACTGCCCGGCCGGCATCGAAAACGGATTTCGCAATGCCGTCGCTGGTGCGGCCGAAGCGATCGTGGTAACGACGCCGGAAGTGAGCGCGATTCGAGACGCCGACCGCGTCGTCGGGAAGCTGCAAGATCGAGAGATGCCGGCCCGGCTGATCGTCAATCGCTTGCGCCCCGAAATGGTCCGCAGCGGCGACATGTTGTCGGTCGACGACGTCTGCGAAATTTTGGCGCTGGAACTGCTCGGCATCGTTCCGGACGACGAAGAGATTATCGATACGACGAATCGCGGCACGCCGGTGGTGCTCGAAGAGAACAGCCGCCTGCGCGGCGTGTACGATAATATCGCGCGCCGCTTGGAAGGCGAGATCGTTCCGTTTACGCGTTTCGACCAACAGGGTCTGCTAGGCCGGTTATTCGGTGGAAAGAAAGCAGGGTAA
- a CDS encoding M48 family metalloprotease: MRRLLPALVALSLLCSLCPAPAVAMSTAAEIQLGQSEDQEIVAGSVIETDPLMNAYVQGIAENLWNQVARKDVPYSIKVIKDDSINSFATMGGFVYIDEGLIDFVQSDDEFASVIGHETGHIERRHVITTQSKAQILDILFGLASMFSPLIYNFGGLAEAGIMAKISREDELQADRYGLQLMSRAGYDPESMVTMMAHLGVLQDEHSDLLTKYLQDHPDPKNRVSHLMGYPELDPKNVTTAQQLVQSSSDEERARYSFSEYRLHQVLAKEPQNPEALLELGQSELAEGQTSKSEQTLAEAAQLGSAQTRATANQRIAALRQMEVQRVNLTHPNLPKLQAAVQSAKTAQLAAATQIQARASEGKDQIKAVNNRMNSLQYEIPDLSRINIKRGSKVEAIVKNLNLMSRSINSALQDAGDAIGGVGSLEVNKQSGLLKEGSTIYDEMLAPFSSSPIPSDSLAILPSYPQMLTAMSTANEEMLRSVDASRASLTLLDQSLGDLDDFLKQLDQVRMGYNGDIGQESYAGIEPLMKKNVAEFDAAASEASQASQLYNMARTRQLSTRITLLGLGTSPQRYSSLQYALQQRFGSTGLDYRSMLRGGLTPGDVTVATIVAADIKSTPEAIVAEARSSNETVVDVANAHGMHAWPLEIFTGLVYLDFTDDPFKELRKADGTESVELSQLGL; this comes from the coding sequence ATGCGCCGTCTTCTTCCCGCGCTCGTCGCGTTGTCGCTTTTATGCAGCCTGTGTCCCGCCCCGGCCGTCGCGATGTCGACCGCGGCCGAGATTCAACTCGGCCAGTCGGAAGACCAAGAGATCGTCGCCGGCAGCGTGATCGAAACAGATCCGCTGATGAACGCGTACGTTCAGGGCATTGCCGAAAATCTTTGGAACCAGGTCGCGCGCAAAGACGTGCCCTACTCGATCAAAGTCATCAAGGACGATAGCATCAACTCTTTCGCGACGATGGGCGGCTTCGTGTACATCGACGAGGGCCTCATCGACTTCGTGCAGTCCGACGATGAGTTTGCCAGCGTCATCGGCCACGAAACCGGTCACATCGAGCGGCGCCACGTCATTACCACGCAATCGAAAGCGCAGATTCTCGACATCCTGTTCGGATTGGCATCGATGTTCTCGCCGCTGATCTATAACTTCGGCGGCCTGGCGGAAGCCGGCATCATGGCGAAAATCTCCCGCGAGGACGAGTTGCAAGCCGACCGCTACGGATTGCAATTGATGTCGCGCGCCGGCTACGACCCCGAGTCGATGGTCACGATGATGGCGCACCTCGGCGTGCTGCAAGACGAGCACAGCGATCTGTTGACCAAGTATCTGCAAGACCATCCGGATCCCAAAAACCGCGTTTCGCATCTGATGGGCTATCCCGAGCTGGATCCCAAAAACGTGACGACCGCGCAGCAACTCGTTCAATCGTCGAGTGACGAAGAGCGCGCTCGCTACTCTTTTTCGGAGTACCGGTTGCACCAAGTGCTTGCCAAAGAGCCGCAGAATCCCGAAGCGCTCCTCGAGCTGGGCCAATCCGAACTGGCCGAAGGCCAAACCAGCAAGAGCGAACAGACGCTAGCCGAGGCGGCGCAACTCGGATCCGCCCAGACGCGCGCGACCGCCAACCAGCGCATCGCCGCGCTCCGGCAGATGGAAGTACAGCGCGTTAATCTTACGCATCCCAACTTGCCGAAGCTGCAGGCGGCCGTTCAATCGGCCAAAACCGCACAACTGGCTGCTGCGACCCAAATTCAAGCGCGCGCATCCGAGGGCAAAGATCAGATCAAAGCGGTGAACAACCGCATGAACTCGTTGCAATACGAGATTCCGGACCTCAGCCGCATCAATATCAAGCGCGGCTCCAAAGTCGAAGCGATCGTCAAGAATTTAAACTTGATGTCGCGCTCGATTAATAGCGCGCTGCAAGACGCTGGAGACGCCATCGGCGGTGTCGGATCGTTAGAAGTCAACAAGCAAAGCGGCTTGCTCAAAGAAGGCTCGACGATCTACGACGAGATGCTCGCGCCGTTTTCTTCGTCGCCGATTCCCAGCGATTCGTTGGCGATCTTGCCGAGCTATCCCCAAATGCTAACCGCCATGTCGACGGCTAACGAAGAAATGTTGCGTTCCGTCGATGCGTCGCGCGCGTCGCTGACGCTGCTGGATCAATCGCTCGGCGACTTGGACGATTTTCTCAAACAGCTCGACCAAGTTCGCATGGGGTATAACGGCGATATCGGCCAAGAATCGTATGCCGGCATCGAGCCGCTGATGAAAAAGAACGTGGCCGAATTCGACGCGGCCGCCAGCGAAGCGTCGCAGGCCTCGCAACTGTATAATATGGCGCGCACGCGGCAACTCTCGACGCGCATCACGCTGCTGGGATTGGGCACTTCGCCCCAACGCTATTCTTCGTTGCAATACGCGTTACAACAGCGATTCGGTTCGACGGGTCTGGACTATCGCTCGATGCTGCGCGGCGGACTGACGCCGGGCGACGTGACGGTTGCGACGATCGTCGCGGCCGATATCAAGAGCACGCCCGAGGCGATCGTCGCCGAAGCCCGTAGCTCGAACGAAACGGTCGTCGACGTCGCTAACGCCCACGGGATGCACGCTTGGCCGTTGGAAATCTTCACCGGTTTGGTGTATCTCGACTTCACCGACGATCCGTTCAAAGAACTGCGCAAAGCCGACGGCACTGAGTCCGTCGAGCTGTCGCAGTTAGGTCTGTAA
- a CDS encoding prepilin-type N-terminal cleavage/methylation domain-containing protein: MRGQRGFSLLEVLIASAIAVVLACQSIAAIHAFALEAASTGRRVRAASAWAGLRERLAGSAATAWSVFVPQRDVLGNANADGHEVDFVTQDATRRSFWWAYAFDRSKRRITQYAYSPGGDMRAGATYDDIDGFAAIAYPISAVALPSSPAYDALFAGATAPDVTVPFAWTPAAAGGNGIVRATIDAPGVHALEILAPATAPTRFTVVLTYTPAPPGL, translated from the coding sequence GTGCGCGGACAACGCGGTTTTTCGTTGCTCGAAGTGCTGATCGCATCCGCCATCGCCGTCGTCTTGGCGTGTCAATCGATTGCGGCGATCCACGCGTTCGCGCTCGAAGCGGCGTCGACCGGGCGGCGCGTCCGGGCGGCGTCGGCGTGGGCCGGCCTCCGCGAACGGCTAGCGGGAAGCGCCGCGACGGCGTGGTCGGTTTTCGTGCCGCAACGCGACGTCCTCGGGAATGCCAACGCCGATGGCCACGAAGTCGACTTCGTAACGCAAGACGCGACCCGCCGTTCCTTTTGGTGGGCGTACGCATTCGATCGTTCGAAACGCCGCATCACGCAGTATGCGTATTCTCCGGGCGGGGACATGCGCGCCGGCGCAACGTACGACGACATCGACGGTTTTGCGGCCATCGCCTATCCGATTTCGGCGGTCGCGTTACCATCGAGTCCGGCGTACGATGCGTTGTTTGCCGGAGCGACCGCACCCGATGTAACCGTTCCGTTCGCTTGGACGCCGGCGGCGGCCGGTGGTAACGGAATCGTGCGCGCGACGATCGATGCACCCGGCGTACACGCTCTCGAAATACTGGCGCCGGCGACGGCACCGACCAGGTTTACCGTGGTGCTGACGTACACGCCGGCACCGCCGGGATTATAG
- a CDS encoding stage II sporulation protein M, whose product MTRGFASGNPSAPVESPVSSMRSQTQFRNARQASWQRLDALVMQAGRRGVRSLRGGAAAEAGRLYRSTAADLAYARGREFDSALVEYLNRLTARAHAVVYGASVDSGTARVRTFFFETFPCEFRRSIAAIAICTAITVATSVGSYAVVRAHPDRAAALLPRQLVPDRIQKSLHDSNFGFDRSYSPAVSAQIITNNVQVAIVAFAGSITLGILTLWILAFNGLMLGGLAGLYTNAGYGLDFWATIAPHGVIELTAIQIAGAAGLTIAAGVLYPGRLSRRDAVRANARRAGTLIAGVAAMLVVAGTIEGFLSPQRWPPNVRIGIGAVTALVLVCYFGFCGRATASRVASPADSGRPTPP is encoded by the coding sequence ATGACGCGCGGCTTCGCCTCCGGGAACCCGTCGGCCCCGGTCGAATCGCCCGTTTCATCGATGCGATCGCAAACGCAGTTTCGAAACGCGCGCCAAGCGTCGTGGCAACGACTCGATGCGCTGGTTATGCAAGCGGGCCGCCGCGGCGTGCGTTCGTTGCGCGGCGGTGCAGCGGCCGAAGCCGGCAGGCTCTATCGTTCGACCGCCGCCGACCTGGCCTACGCGCGCGGGCGGGAGTTCGATTCGGCGCTCGTTGAGTATCTCAATCGCCTAACGGCGCGCGCGCACGCCGTCGTCTACGGGGCGTCGGTAGACAGCGGAACGGCTCGCGTTCGCACGTTCTTCTTCGAAACGTTTCCATGCGAGTTTCGACGCTCGATCGCAGCGATCGCCATATGCACCGCCATTACGGTCGCCACGTCCGTTGGTTCGTACGCGGTCGTGCGAGCCCACCCCGACCGCGCCGCGGCACTGCTGCCGCGCCAGTTGGTTCCGGACCGAATTCAAAAGAGTTTGCACGATTCCAACTTCGGCTTCGACCGCAGCTACTCGCCGGCGGTGTCGGCGCAGATCATCACCAACAACGTGCAAGTCGCCATCGTCGCATTTGCCGGATCGATCACGTTGGGCATTCTGACGCTGTGGATCTTGGCGTTTAACGGATTGATGCTCGGCGGGTTGGCCGGGCTCTACACCAACGCCGGATACGGGCTCGATTTCTGGGCTACCATCGCGCCGCACGGCGTCATCGAACTGACCGCGATTCAAATCGCCGGCGCGGCCGGCCTGACGATCGCCGCCGGCGTGCTCTATCCCGGACGTCTATCTCGTCGCGATGCGGTGCGCGCCAACGCACGCCGGGCCGGAACGCTCATCGCCGGAGTCGCTGCGATGCTCGTCGTTGCCGGGACGATCGAAGGGTTTCTCTCGCCGCAACGCTGGCCACCGAACGTTCGCATCGGCATCGGGGCCGTAACCGCGCTCGTCCTCGTCTGCTATTTCGGATTCTGCGGGCGCGCTACAGCAAGCCGCGTTGCTTCACCCGCAGATAGCGGTCGACCAACGCCACCGTAA